From a region of the Paenibacillus lutimineralis genome:
- a CDS encoding alpha/beta hydrolase — MRHIFQQGSDTNAPVLLLLHGTGGNERDLLSLAQIISPSSSVLSVRGNVLENGMPRFFRRLAEGVFDEEDLIFRTKELNDFLDQAAAEHQFDRSNIVAVGYSNGANIAGSLLFHYKDALRGAILHHPMVPRRGIELPQLSGIPVFMGAGKNDPISPAQETEELNQLLSAAGASVELHWEHFGHQLSPSEVDAAAKWFQRNFV; from the coding sequence ATGAGACATATATTCCAACAGGGATCTGATACTAATGCTCCGGTACTGTTGCTCCTGCACGGTACCGGGGGGAACGAACGGGATTTGCTTTCACTGGCGCAAATCATATCCCCATCCTCCTCGGTTCTTAGCGTAAGAGGAAATGTGCTGGAGAATGGTATGCCGCGATTCTTCCGCCGTTTGGCGGAAGGCGTATTTGATGAAGAGGATCTTATCTTTCGTACGAAGGAATTGAATGATTTCCTGGATCAGGCGGCCGCCGAGCATCAATTTGACCGCAGCAATATTGTGGCCGTAGGCTACTCCAATGGGGCTAACATTGCGGGATCACTGTTGTTCCACTATAAAGATGCTTTGCGTGGGGCGATTCTGCACCATCCGATGGTACCACGCCGTGGCATTGAACTTCCGCAACTATCCGGCATACCGGTCTTTATGGGGGCCGGAAAGAATGACCCAATCTCTCCTGCGCAGGAGACCGAGGAATTGAATCAATTGCTATCGGCTGCAGGCGCTTCAGTCGAACTACACTGGGAGCATTTTGGACATCAGTTGTCGCCTTCTGAAGTGGATGCTGCCGCAAAATGGTTCCAACGTAATTTTGTATAA
- a CDS encoding ring-cleaving dioxygenase, translating into MVKATAGIHHITAFVRSAQNTTDFYSGIMGLRLVKKTINFDAPEVYHLYFGDEVGSPGTAITFFPWPESRRGIVGNGQVGITTYAIPEGSMDFWEERLKKFNVSFTERTRFSEKSLHFADKDGLQIELVERKGPKSTWSFGGVPADKAIMGFGGAVLYSTTPKDTEMVLESVLGLEKIGVEGGYARYKGFGEIGNIIDLNIGSVPAGKAGSGTVHHIAWRAKDDSEHAEWRTKVSASGLHPTPVVDRQYFNALYFREPGGILFEIATDPPGFTRDEPLEQLGVKLMLPPWYEDHRELIEKNLEQFEVRVLKEDQE; encoded by the coding sequence ATGGTTAAAGCAACAGCAGGTATTCATCATATTACGGCTTTTGTAAGAAGCGCACAGAATACAACGGATTTCTATTCGGGCATAATGGGACTTCGTCTGGTGAAGAAGACCATCAACTTCGATGCTCCGGAAGTATATCATCTCTATTTTGGTGACGAAGTGGGTAGCCCTGGAACAGCCATTACTTTCTTCCCGTGGCCAGAATCCCGTCGTGGTATTGTCGGCAACGGACAGGTTGGAATTACAACCTATGCAATTCCGGAAGGTTCAATGGATTTCTGGGAGGAGCGGTTGAAGAAATTTAATGTATCTTTCACAGAAAGAACAAGATTCTCTGAGAAATCGCTGCACTTCGCGGATAAAGACGGCTTGCAAATTGAGCTTGTGGAACGCAAAGGACCAAAGAGCACATGGAGCTTTGGCGGAGTACCTGCAGATAAAGCGATTATGGGCTTCGGAGGCGCAGTTCTTTACAGCACCACACCAAAAGATACAGAAATGGTATTAGAGAGTGTGTTAGGTCTGGAGAAAATAGGTGTTGAGGGTGGGTATGCCCGTTATAAAGGGTTTGGTGAAATTGGTAATATCATCGATTTGAATATCGGATCGGTACCTGCTGGCAAAGCGGGTTCAGGCACGGTTCACCACATCGCTTGGCGGGCAAAGGATGACTCAGAGCATGCGGAATGGCGCACTAAGGTATCGGCCAGCGGACTGCATCCAACACCAGTTGTCGATCGTCAATACTTCAATGCCCTATACTTCAGGGAGCCAGGCGGCATACTGTTCGAGATTGCTACAGATCCTCCAGGTTTCACTCGTGACGAGCCTTTGGAGCAATTGGGCGTGAAGCTTATGCTGCCACCATGGTATGAAGATCATCGCGAATTAATTGAGAAGAATCTTGAGCAATTTGAAGTTCGTGTGCTGAAGGAGGATCAAGAATGA
- a CDS encoding DoxX family protein, which translates to MSIALGLLIIRLVVGLSFIAHGAQKLFGWFGGYGLKGTGGWMDSLGMKPGILMALMAGLGEFVGGLLFAAGLFTPIGAGLIAITMLFAIISVHGKNGYWNTANGYEMNLLIIAVVVGVSLIGAGVYSLDAIL; encoded by the coding sequence GTGAGTATAGCATTAGGTTTATTAATTATCCGTTTGGTAGTAGGTTTGTCCTTCATAGCGCATGGGGCGCAAAAGTTGTTTGGATGGTTTGGCGGCTACGGTCTTAAAGGGACCGGGGGCTGGATGGATTCACTCGGCATGAAGCCAGGTATTCTGATGGCCTTGATGGCTGGATTAGGTGAATTCGTAGGTGGATTGTTGTTTGCAGCCGGATTGTTCACCCCGATTGGCGCAGGGTTGATTGCCATTACAATGCTGTTCGCGATCATCAGTGTACACGGAAAGAACGGGTACTGGAACACGGCCAATGGTTATGAGATGAATTTGTTGATTATTGCAGTGGTTGTTGGAGTCAGCCTAATTGGTGCAGGAGTATATTCGCTGGATGCGATCCTGTAA
- a CDS encoding MarR family winged helix-turn-helix transcriptional regulator: MNKKDVALNLFIALSRASQWVNAVSDRNIRDHGLTRTEFGVLELLYHKGAQPIQRIGDKVLMSSGNITYVVDKLVQKDFVRRNASTEDRRCIYAEITDEGAKFVEEVFPNHVDVIEQSVAGLTVEEQQLVASLLKKLGKHAQEGYK, encoded by the coding sequence ATGAACAAGAAAGATGTTGCCTTGAATTTATTTATTGCTCTGTCTCGGGCGAGCCAGTGGGTGAATGCTGTAAGCGACCGCAACATTCGTGATCATGGTCTAACGCGCACCGAATTTGGTGTACTTGAGTTATTGTATCATAAAGGCGCCCAGCCTATACAACGAATTGGCGATAAAGTGCTGATGAGCAGCGGCAATATTACTTATGTAGTAGATAAGCTTGTTCAGAAAGATTTTGTTCGTCGTAATGCTTCTACCGAGGATCGCCGTTGCATTTATGCAGAGATTACAGATGAGGGTGCTAAGTTTGTTGAAGAAGTGTTCCCGAATCATGTTGATGTTATCGAGCAATCGGTAGCTGGTTTGACTGTAGAAGAGCAGCAATTGGTGGCATCTTTGTTGAAGAAGTTAGGGAAGCATGCACAAGAGGGATATAAATAG
- a CDS encoding cytochrome-c oxidase, protein MGIAYIKVALVYFVIGVGLGVYMSMAHDYTLTGVHVHINLLGWASFALAGVIYWLFPKAGNHLLSKIQFWVHTISLPVMMICLTLLLKGNDQVEVFMGVGSTLVVVSVIIFAINVFLNVGTKAGSR, encoded by the coding sequence ATGGGGATTGCTTATATTAAGGTCGCCTTGGTTTATTTCGTCATTGGAGTGGGGCTTGGTGTTTACATGTCGATGGCTCACGATTACACACTAACTGGAGTGCACGTTCATATTAATTTGCTTGGATGGGCCTCGTTTGCATTAGCCGGAGTGATATACTGGCTGTTCCCAAAAGCAGGGAATCATCTTCTAAGCAAAATTCAGTTCTGGGTGCATACGATCAGTCTACCGGTCATGATGATTTGTCTTACATTATTGTTAAAAGGTAACGATCAAGTTGAGGTCTTCATGGGCGTTGGTTCTACCTTGGTTGTTGTAAGCGTTATTATATTTGCGATCAATGTGTTCCTTAATGTTGGAACGAAAGCAGGCAGTAGATAA
- a CDS encoding MFS transporter, whose protein sequence is MNSPQVVTAESTVTKERFPIALLSLTVGAFAIGMTEFVIMGLLPNVAEDLNVSISSAGQLITAYAMGVAIGAPILTMVTHRLPQKLLLCLLMILFIVGNGISAFAPNYAFLMTARIITALTHGTFFGVGAVIAAGLVRPDKKAGAVSIMMAGLTIANIIGVPFGTFVGQHMGWRASFTAIAIAGVIALLGILLFIPKLQSGQGSNMGAQLKALIRPKLLYFLLICALGNSSLFAVFTYIAPMLQQISGFAEHSVTWILVLFGCGVTIGNIVGGRLADWKLMPSILSIYVVICVLLTIFTFTVKQPILAVITIFLWGAASFSIMPGLQIKIMSLAEAAPALASTSSHSAGNLGNACGAFIGGLVITHLGLSSLPWVGALLAASALTLGSISYIQERKHGAA, encoded by the coding sequence ATGAACTCACCACAAGTTGTTACCGCTGAAAGTACCGTCACCAAGGAGCGTTTTCCTATCGCTCTGTTGTCGTTGACCGTTGGCGCTTTCGCGATTGGTATGACCGAATTCGTCATTATGGGCCTGCTTCCGAATGTTGCAGAAGATCTGAACGTATCTATCTCATCTGCGGGACAGTTGATTACAGCCTATGCGATGGGAGTAGCGATTGGTGCGCCAATCCTGACCATGGTAACCCATCGGCTTCCGCAGAAGCTGCTGTTATGCCTGCTAATGATTTTATTTATTGTCGGCAACGGCATCTCGGCCTTTGCTCCTAACTATGCCTTCTTGATGACGGCAAGAATTATTACAGCATTGACCCATGGCACATTCTTCGGAGTCGGGGCTGTGATTGCAGCCGGTCTGGTTCGCCCGGATAAGAAGGCTGGGGCAGTGTCGATTATGATGGCTGGGCTGACTATCGCCAATATTATTGGTGTCCCGTTCGGTACCTTCGTCGGACAGCATATGGGCTGGCGCGCTTCCTTTACTGCTATCGCTATTGCTGGAGTCATCGCTTTATTAGGAATCCTATTGTTCATTCCCAAGCTCCAATCCGGACAGGGCAGCAATATGGGAGCACAGTTAAAAGCTCTAATACGGCCAAAATTGCTGTACTTCCTCTTGATCTGTGCACTGGGAAATTCCAGCTTGTTCGCCGTATTCACTTATATCGCCCCGATGCTGCAGCAAATCTCCGGCTTTGCCGAGCATAGTGTAACCTGGATTCTCGTGCTGTTCGGATGCGGAGTTACGATCGGCAATATTGTTGGCGGTAGGCTGGCCGACTGGAAGCTGATGCCTTCCATCCTCAGCATTTATGTCGTGATTTGCGTGCTTCTTACGATTTTTACTTTTACGGTCAAGCAGCCGATACTCGCCGTTATTACCATCTTCCTGTGGGGCGCAGCTTCCTTCAGCATTATGCCAGGTCTGCAGATCAAGATTATGAGTCTGGCGGAGGCCGCTCCGGCGCTAGCCTCGACCTCAAGCCATTCAGCTGGTAATCTGGGTAATGCCTGCGGTGCTTTTATCGGTGGTCTCGTCATTACTCACCTGGGGCTATCCTCGCTCCCTTGGGTTGGCGCACTGCTCGCCGCTTCGGCCTTGACGCTCGGCTCAATTAGCTATATTCAAGAGCGCAAGCATGGCGCAGCATAA
- a CDS encoding ABC transporter permease, with protein sequence MIGTNNRRTIFRLAKKSLRASPLRNWIIIGAIVLTTLMITSIFTITLSLNKSMERTQMKTAGGDYHGSFKYLTKEQVDTLKQHPSIKEYGTSLVVGWVANEVFKTSPIEVNLIDDLMAKHSFVQFIEGGLPVEEDGIVMNTWALEKLGVSLQLGADVPLEIDINGQKLSKDFKLSGYYKADQHVAMAGLAYVSQNFVDKYVAQMDPKQTKLSGTYVNTTSLNVMFNNSWDIQEKVDKVLADTGLDVPTGVNWAYSSVSLFNDPMNLLPYAALILVIMLSGYLLIYNIFYISVVRDIKFYGLLKTIGTTPRQLKRMIVTGANLLFIVALPIGLALGYGLGYLLIPMLSSFSDEPREISYSISPWIFIGAAIFSYITLRISASKPGRMAARVSPVEAVKYAGVSEGSMRGFKRTRHGAKIYKMALGNLLRSKKKLFLMLASLSLGLILFSMIYTLISSLNVNKYLNAFISGDYVVKDEATEANMWVTDNESYALTEEVSQALEELNGVERLDKVYFKEDTLPISDRIRVLLEPLAETEKPEMPMYSPILTSGRMPLQIYGLDEGWYDVLNPSEIVAGQFDREKFNTGKYVLVTEALLDEGYKSYYQPGDKVELGVDGRDYEVMAVLKSDGLYAAGVKYYSIAGFRAFLPTRESKLAEPDSIILSATLHLEPNKSDQAKSAIRAYTDSVPGLLMKSRDDYKAEMNGFITIFQTVGYGLSFIIGLIGLMNFMNTMITGMIARRHEFAILESIGMSKKQLRKMLIYEGLYVVLFTAVILGTIGVLLTYGLIKTITENIAFTVFHMDVLPIAASIPILAVISIVITVIAYKVLAKDTVVARLREAE encoded by the coding sequence ATGATCGGAACGAATAATCGGCGTACGATATTTCGGTTGGCCAAGAAGAGCTTGCGTGCCAGCCCATTACGGAACTGGATCATTATCGGAGCCATCGTGTTGACCACGCTGATGATTACCTCGATCTTCACAATTACTCTAAGCTTGAATAAGTCGATGGAACGAACACAGATGAAGACGGCTGGAGGGGATTACCACGGAAGCTTCAAATATTTGACTAAGGAACAGGTTGATACACTGAAGCAGCATCCATCGATCAAGGAATACGGGACTTCTCTCGTCGTGGGTTGGGTGGCCAATGAAGTATTTAAGACCTCTCCCATTGAAGTTAATTTAATTGATGATCTTATGGCCAAACACAGCTTCGTTCAGTTCATCGAGGGCGGGTTGCCTGTTGAAGAGGACGGAATCGTCATGAATACATGGGCGCTTGAGAAGCTTGGTGTTTCGCTCCAGCTTGGTGCTGATGTTCCATTAGAAATCGATATTAACGGCCAGAAGCTAAGTAAGGATTTTAAATTATCCGGTTATTATAAGGCGGATCAACATGTCGCGATGGCTGGATTAGCATACGTATCGCAAAATTTTGTGGATAAATATGTAGCCCAAATGGATCCCAAGCAGACCAAGCTCAGCGGGACCTATGTGAACACGACCAGCTTGAACGTCATGTTCAACAATTCCTGGGATATTCAGGAGAAGGTGGACAAGGTACTGGCGGATACGGGTCTCGACGTTCCTACAGGTGTGAACTGGGCATATTCCAGCGTTTCTCTGTTCAATGATCCGATGAACCTATTACCGTATGCGGCATTGATTTTAGTCATCATGCTAAGTGGATATTTGCTGATCTATAATATTTTCTATATTTCCGTAGTGAGGGATATTAAATTCTACGGGCTGCTGAAGACGATTGGAACGACGCCGCGGCAGCTCAAGCGGATGATAGTGACTGGAGCCAATTTATTGTTCATCGTCGCATTGCCGATTGGTCTTGCTCTTGGGTATGGGCTTGGTTATCTTTTGATTCCGATGTTGTCCTCGTTCTCGGATGAGCCTAGAGAAATTTCCTATTCAATAAGTCCATGGATCTTCATTGGTGCGGCGATATTCTCTTATATTACATTGCGGATCTCGGCCAGTAAGCCCGGCAGGATGGCGGCGCGGGTTTCCCCTGTTGAGGCCGTCAAATACGCAGGTGTTAGTGAAGGAAGCATGAGGGGCTTCAAGCGAACACGACATGGCGCTAAAATATATAAAATGGCTCTGGGCAATCTGCTACGCAGCAAGAAGAAGCTGTTTCTGATGCTAGCCTCTTTATCCTTGGGCCTTATTTTGTTCAGTATGATCTACACGCTGATTTCTTCCTTAAATGTGAATAAATATTTGAATGCTTTTATTTCCGGCGATTATGTCGTGAAGGATGAGGCCACAGAAGCCAATATGTGGGTGACGGATAACGAATCCTATGCCCTAACTGAGGAGGTCAGCCAGGCTTTGGAGGAGCTCAACGGGGTAGAGCGTCTGGACAAAGTGTATTTCAAGGAGGACACTCTGCCGATCAGCGATAGAATTAGAGTTCTGCTGGAGCCTCTGGCTGAGACGGAGAAACCCGAAATGCCGATGTATTCACCGATCTTGACGTCAGGACGGATGCCTTTACAGATCTATGGGTTGGATGAGGGTTGGTACGATGTGCTTAACCCAAGCGAGATTGTTGCTGGTCAGTTCGATCGGGAGAAGTTCAATACAGGCAAGTATGTACTGGTTACAGAAGCGCTGCTGGATGAAGGATATAAGAGTTACTATCAGCCAGGAGATAAGGTCGAATTGGGAGTGGACGGCAGAGATTACGAAGTAATGGCTGTATTAAAATCAGATGGCCTTTATGCGGCCGGGGTTAAGTATTATAGTATTGCCGGTTTTAGAGCCTTTCTCCCGACACGGGAGTCTAAGTTAGCGGAGCCGGACAGTATTATTCTGTCAGCTACACTACATCTCGAACCTAATAAGTCAGATCAAGCGAAGTCGGCTATCCGTGCCTACACTGATTCAGTTCCCGGACTGCTGATGAAATCTCGGGATGACTATAAGGCTGAGATGAACGGATTCATTACGATTTTTCAGACTGTGGGTTACGGACTTAGCTTTATCATAGGACTGATCGGGCTAATGAATTTTATGAACACGATGATTACCGGGATGATTGCTCGGCGACATGAATTTGCGATATTGGAGAGTATCGGGATGTCGAAGAAGCAGCTAAGGAAGATGCTTATCTATGAAGGGCTGTATGTAGTCTTGTTCACGGCTGTCATTCTGGGGACCATTGGAGTGCTGTTAACGTATGGCTTAATCAAGACCATTACTGAGAATATTGCCTTCACTGTATTTCATATGGATGTATTGCCGATCGCAGCTTCTATCCCGATCCTGGCTGTTATCTCTATTGTCATTACAGTAATCGCATATAAGGTGCTGGCAAAAGACACTGTAGTAGCGAGGTTAAGAGAAGCAGAATAG
- a CDS encoding ABC transporter ATP-binding protein translates to MPILQIEHLKKYYGKDQVRVKALDDVSLSVEKGEFVAIVGTSGSGKSTLLHMLGGLDRATEGKVIVDGNDIFAMNDENLTIFRRRSVGFVFQSYNLIPILNVYENIVLPIELDGASVDQEYLDLIISTLGLKEKIHSLPSSLSGGQQQRVAIARALATKPSIVLADEPTGNLDSKTSQEVLILLKQLSERFNQTIVMITHNEEIAQTADRIIRIEDGRIAGADTTGSEVRS, encoded by the coding sequence ATGCCGATCTTGCAGATAGAGCATTTGAAGAAATACTACGGAAAAGACCAGGTTCGTGTAAAAGCGCTAGATGACGTGTCACTCTCCGTGGAGAAGGGGGAGTTCGTAGCGATTGTCGGAACCAGCGGCAGCGGTAAGAGCACGCTCCTGCACATGCTTGGCGGTCTTGATCGCGCGACCGAGGGCAAGGTCATCGTGGATGGCAACGATATATTCGCTATGAACGACGAGAATCTAACGATATTTAGGCGCAGATCAGTTGGCTTTGTATTTCAAAGCTATAATTTGATTCCGATCCTGAATGTATATGAGAATATTGTACTACCTATCGAACTGGATGGGGCGTCGGTGGACCAGGAATATCTGGACTTGATCATCAGTACGTTGGGCTTGAAGGAGAAAATACATAGTCTTCCGTCCAGCTTGTCCGGAGGACAGCAGCAGCGGGTAGCGATTGCCCGGGCGCTGGCGACGAAGCCGTCGATCGTTCTAGCCGATGAGCCCACGGGGAATCTGGATAGTAAGACTAGCCAGGAAGTGCTGATTCTCTTGAAGCAATTAAGCGAGAGGTTTAATCAGACCATCGTGATGATCACGCATAACGAAGAGATTGCGCAGACCGCAGACCGGATCATACGGATCGAGGACGGAAGAATAGCGGGGGCGGATACTACCGGCTCCGAGGTGAGATCATGA
- a CDS encoding sensor histidine kinase has product MNRGENAGHFNKLYYSFSAAAGLLILGYAGCMMYMTGLTGRVIWLSILFICIFAVLCVLLIWGLRSKLAGIVDTLDEIIEGAIRGEERVTGYSETSISSLENKLIRYIDLSFAHEQKMEAEKNTIKQLISDISHQTKTPLSNITLYSQLLAEQAGFEGETQQWVEQISIQANKLDWLIQSLIKMSRLETGIITIHPSYSPVIGTITEAMSQAYKQAEQKGIDVTIDCASSIYAYHDQKWTGEALFNILDNAVKYSEPGSRIRISVATYELFVRVDIADSGMGIAECELTHIFKRFYRCQRTAGFEGVGIGLFLTREIISAQGGYIKVSSKLEQGATFSIFLLADS; this is encoded by the coding sequence ATGAACAGAGGTGAAAATGCCGGGCATTTTAACAAACTCTATTATAGTTTTTCGGCAGCGGCTGGTTTGCTTATATTGGGGTATGCGGGATGTATGATGTACATGACAGGTTTGACGGGCCGTGTAATTTGGCTGTCTATTTTATTCATCTGTATCTTCGCCGTTCTTTGTGTGCTGTTAATTTGGGGATTGCGAAGCAAGCTTGCCGGTATCGTCGATACATTGGACGAGATTATTGAAGGGGCAATCCGTGGAGAAGAGCGGGTAACAGGCTACAGTGAGACTAGTATATCATCGCTAGAGAACAAGCTGATTCGCTATATTGACCTCTCCTTTGCTCATGAGCAGAAGATGGAGGCGGAGAAGAATACGATTAAACAGCTCATCTCTGATATTTCACATCAGACGAAGACCCCGTTATCCAACATCACGCTCTATAGCCAGTTACTCGCGGAGCAAGCTGGATTCGAAGGGGAGACGCAGCAGTGGGTGGAGCAGATCAGTATTCAGGCCAATAAATTAGACTGGCTGATTCAATCTTTGATCAAGATGTCCAGATTAGAGACGGGGATCATAACAATACATCCTAGCTACTCGCCCGTGATCGGGACGATTACGGAGGCGATGTCGCAAGCTTATAAACAGGCAGAACAGAAGGGAATTGATGTGACGATAGACTGCGCCTCTTCTATATATGCATACCATGATCAGAAGTGGACGGGAGAGGCGCTGTTCAATATTCTCGACAATGCGGTGAAATATAGCGAGCCTGGTAGTAGGATTAGGATCTCAGTTGCAACCTATGAGTTATTCGTACGGGTTGATATTGCCGATTCGGGTATGGGGATCGCGGAGTGCGAACTGACTCATATATTCAAACGCTTCTACCGCTGCCAGAGAACCGCGGGATTTGAAGGCGTGGGCATCGGGCTGTTTCTAACCCGGGAGATCATAAGCGCACAGGGCGGATATATCAAGGTATCTTCAAAGCTGGAGCAAGGTGCGACATTCTCTATATTCCTGCTTGCAGACAGCTGA
- a CDS encoding response regulator transcription factor — protein MTTILVVEDDRSLNKGIALTLAQDGVTIRQVYDVAGAEMLLKAEKVDLVLLDINLPDGSGLDLCEQIRRESRIPIIFLTANDLEIDIVTGLELGADDYITKPFSLMVLRARVMAVLRRLEPQEREKLIYGDLELDFERLEFHRRGQALALSRTECKLLRTLVHHPGQILTREQLMDQVWSGEAEFVDENALTVTIKRLRAKLEDEPSAPEYIKTVYGLGYVWAAEGGGSR, from the coding sequence ATGACAACGATACTTGTGGTTGAAGATGACAGGAGTTTGAATAAAGGGATTGCACTGACGCTAGCCCAGGATGGCGTGACTATTAGGCAAGTCTATGATGTTGCTGGTGCGGAGATGCTGCTGAAGGCAGAGAAGGTAGATCTCGTATTGCTAGACATCAATCTTCCGGATGGCAGCGGGCTGGATCTATGTGAGCAGATACGTCGGGAGTCTCGCATACCGATTATTTTTCTGACAGCGAATGATTTGGAGATCGACATCGTAACTGGGCTAGAGCTTGGTGCGGACGATTATATTACGAAGCCGTTCAGCTTGATGGTTCTGCGCGCTCGGGTCATGGCTGTATTAAGAAGGCTGGAACCCCAGGAGCGTGAGAAGCTGATCTATGGTGACTTGGAGCTTGATTTTGAGAGATTAGAGTTTCATAGACGGGGGCAGGCTCTTGCACTAAGCAGGACGGAGTGTAAGCTGCTCCGAACGCTGGTCCATCATCCCGGCCAGATTCTCACCCGTGAACAGCTTATGGATCAGGTATGGTCGGGCGAAGCAGAGTTCGTTGATGAGAACGCACTTACGGTTACGATCAAACGGCTTCGCGCAAAGTTGGAGGATGAGCCCTCAGCCCCAGAGTATATTAAGACGGTCTACGGTTTAGGTTATGTGTGGGCTGCAGAAGGCGGGGGCTCAAGATGA
- a CDS encoding bifunctional metallophosphatase/5'-nucleotidase, which yields MEQEATCEILVSSDIHGHIYPTDYRSTSECQLGLAKLATLIGRERQVEPELLLLDNGDLIQGTPLSTYFVKNKQGIHPTIEVLNRLGYDAAVPGNHEFNYGLSTLSQVVEDSQFPWLSAGITVKGAGKPAFGQPYITKVLENGLKLAVLGVTTHYIPHWENPQHITGLEFTDALETVRFWVPMIRREERPDLLIVAYHGGFERDLWTGEPVERLTGENQAYAMCAEVEGIDILITGHQHRSLAGEVNGVTIVQPSCLGQALGRINVSFRRGESGDWEITERRADLIVPDESVEADQGVLDLCQELEHETQAWLDEPIGTVDGDMSVLSSLDCRLEDHPFIEFVNRVQMEVSGAEASNTALLNEQSLGFQGVITRRDVLANFIYPNTLTVLKLTGEDIRAALEQTATYWQLGSDGELMINPSFLEPKAQHYNYDMWEGIEYELDISRPAGERVVKLNYNGTELADEAEIDVVMNSYRAGGGGDYEMYQGKPVVKEIMTDMADLVSDYIMEHQVIQASCNYNWRVSIQQGAKA from the coding sequence ATGGAACAAGAAGCAACATGTGAGATTCTAGTATCCAGCGATATTCATGGACATATTTATCCGACAGATTACCGTTCAACTAGCGAATGCCAATTGGGATTAGCTAAACTGGCGACATTGATCGGAAGAGAGAGGCAGGTTGAACCAGAGCTGTTGTTACTTGATAATGGGGATCTTATTCAAGGGACACCTCTGTCGACGTATTTTGTGAAGAACAAGCAAGGGATCCACCCGACGATTGAGGTGCTTAATCGGCTGGGTTATGATGCAGCAGTTCCGGGAAATCATGAATTTAATTATGGACTAAGCACTTTGAGCCAGGTGGTTGAGGATTCGCAATTTCCATGGCTTTCTGCAGGGATAACGGTGAAAGGAGCAGGCAAGCCTGCGTTCGGGCAACCGTATATAACGAAGGTTCTGGAGAACGGATTAAAGCTCGCCGTGTTGGGAGTGACAACGCATTATATCCCGCATTGGGAGAACCCTCAGCATATCACGGGGCTGGAGTTCACCGATGCGCTGGAGACGGTTCGTTTCTGGGTACCGATGATTCGTAGAGAGGAGCGGCCAGATCTGCTGATTGTGGCTTATCACGGCGGATTTGAACGCGACCTGTGGACCGGCGAGCCGGTGGAGCGCCTGACTGGAGAAAATCAGGCCTATGCGATGTGCGCGGAGGTGGAGGGGATCGATATCCTTATCACAGGCCATCAGCATCGTAGTCTTGCTGGGGAGGTGAATGGGGTAACGATCGTGCAGCCTAGTTGTTTAGGCCAGGCACTGGGCAGAATTAATGTTAGCTTCCGCAGAGGGGAGAGCGGAGACTGGGAGATTACAGAACGGCGTGCTGACCTGATTGTCCCGGATGAGTCGGTAGAAGCGGATCAGGGAGTACTCGATTTATGTCAGGAGCTCGAGCATGAGACACAAGCCTGGCTGGATGAGCCGATCGGAACAGTAGATGGCGATATGAGCGTATTAAGCTCACTCGATTGCCGCCTGGAGGATCATCCTTTTATCGAGTTCGTCAACCGGGTTCAGATGGAGGTCAGTGGTGCTGAGGCATCCAATACCGCGCTGCTCAACGAGCAATCGCTTGGTTTCCAGGGTGTAATTACGCGTCGGGACGTGTTGGCTAATTTTATATATCCCAACACACTTACCGTCTTGAAGCTAACCGGTGAAGATATTCGCGCGGCGCTGGAGCAGACTGCTACCTATTGGCAGCTGGGCTCTGACGGAGAACTAATGATTAACCCGTCCTTCTTGGAGCCGAAGGCCCAACATTATAACTATGATATGTGGGAGGGCATTGAATACGAGCTGGATATTTCTCGTCCGGCAGGAGAGCGGGTAGTTAAGCTGAACTACAACGGCACAGAGCTGGCTGATGAGGCGGAGATTGATGTCGTTATGAACAGCTATCGCGCCGGCGGGGGCGGAGATTACGAAATGTACCAGGGGAAACCGGTTGTCAAGGAGATTATGACCGATATGGCTGATCTGGTGAGCGATTATATTATGGAGCATCAAGTCATTCAGGCAAGCTGCAACTACAATTGGAGAGTTAGTATCCAGCAAGGAGCAAAAGCGTAA